The following proteins come from a genomic window of Pirellula staleyi DSM 6068:
- the folP gene encoding dihydropteroate synthase, producing the protein MLRPFPQVSSWQLIDQAIEFGLLPKIMGIVNVTPDSFSDGGAFYGKEAAVRHALQLLDEGADILDVGGESTRPYSTPVEAAEELARVIDVVREIKKLRPAAVVSIDTSKAIVAREAVAAGAQIINDVTAATGDAEMPRVMADSGAGVVLMHMQGTPQTMQDDPHYDNVVIEVREYLQLRRDTLRGAGVPLEKICLDPGIGFGKSHQHNLDLMAAVHQLHTLDCPILVGHSRKGFLGRLIGDRAADRTWATVGSALAVAAQGAQIIRVHDVRALREALVAFAACGGIDGRPGVIPPAAP; encoded by the coding sequence ATGCTTCGGCCCTTTCCACAAGTCAGCTCTTGGCAGCTGATCGATCAGGCAATCGAGTTTGGTCTCTTGCCGAAGATCATGGGGATTGTGAACGTCACGCCGGATAGCTTTTCCGATGGAGGGGCGTTCTATGGCAAAGAAGCAGCAGTGCGGCATGCGCTGCAGTTGCTCGACGAAGGGGCTGACATTCTTGACGTCGGCGGGGAGAGCACGCGGCCTTACAGCACGCCGGTGGAAGCTGCTGAGGAACTGGCGCGGGTGATCGATGTGGTCCGCGAGATCAAAAAGTTGCGCCCCGCAGCGGTTGTTTCGATCGATACTTCCAAAGCGATCGTCGCGCGCGAGGCTGTCGCGGCCGGCGCGCAGATCATCAACGATGTGACTGCCGCGACGGGCGATGCCGAGATGCCGCGTGTGATGGCCGACAGCGGAGCAGGGGTGGTGCTGATGCACATGCAAGGGACCCCGCAGACGATGCAAGACGATCCGCACTACGACAACGTGGTGATCGAAGTGCGCGAGTATTTGCAGCTGAGGCGCGATACGCTGCGAGGGGCTGGTGTGCCGCTCGAGAAGATTTGTCTCGACCCTGGGATTGGCTTTGGGAAGTCGCACCAGCACAATCTCGACTTAATGGCAGCCGTGCATCAACTGCACACGCTCGACTGCCCGATCTTGGTGGGGCATTCGCGTAAAGGGTTTCTCGGTCGGCTGATTGGCGACCGCGCAGCCGACCGGACTTGGGCTACTGTTGGGAGCGCCTTGGCAGTGGCGGCTCAAGGGGCGCAGATCATTCGTGTGCACGACGTCCGTGCGCTCCGCGAAGCGCTCGTCGCATTCGCCGCTTGTGGTGGCATCGATGGTCGGCCGGGAGTCATTCCCCCCGCAGCCCCGTAG
- a CDS encoding glutamine synthetase III, which translates to MSGSTARLQAIAAITNYKSTEPPLNFKEVTPQQVFGANVFTLAQMQDRLPKPVFKSLKKVIESGAKLDPSVADVVASAMKDWAIEKGATHYAHIFQPLTGLTAEKHDSFLSPDGQGGAILEFTGSMLVQGEPDASSFPSGGIRATFEARGYTAWDVTSPAYILENANGTTLCIPTAFVSWTGEALDKKTPLLRSMKALNAQAQRVLKVFGHTNCTLVSSSAGAEQEYFLIDRNFFYARPDLLNASRTLFGAKPPKGQEFEDQYFGVIPDRVLACMLESERELYKQGIPVKTRHNEVAPSQYEIAPVYESANIATDHQQIVMLTLKRVAQKYGMECLLHEKPFAGVNGSGKHLNWSLGNSTQGNLLEPGETPHENMQFLVFCAAVIRGVHKYSSLLRAVVASANNDHRLGANEAPPAIISIFLGDQLTDVFEQIKAGGAKSSKQPGHLTVGVDTLPPLPKHAGDRNRTSPFAFTGNKFEFRAVGSSQSIAGPQVAINTIMAESLDYVATELETATGGDLAKLPGAVQTLLQKIITEHGAIVFNGDGYSQAWHEEAAKRGLPNLKTSIDALPSLTAPEVIALFEKYGVLSPREVASRQDIYLEQYCKVVSTEAKLVIEMARTMIFPAAVRYQSQLAAACTNLKTLGYTFDTDTLDEITRLVKGLQDSTTALEKQLAHHGAASLLDEAKHFCSAVLPAMLKVREYADKLEGLVADDLWPLPTYQEMLFIK; encoded by the coding sequence GTGAGTGGAAGCACCGCCAGGTTGCAGGCAATCGCAGCCATAACGAACTACAAGTCGACCGAGCCACCTCTGAATTTCAAAGAGGTCACGCCTCAGCAGGTGTTTGGTGCCAACGTCTTCACGCTGGCTCAGATGCAAGATCGACTTCCCAAGCCGGTCTTCAAGTCGCTCAAGAAGGTGATCGAATCGGGCGCTAAGCTCGACCCCTCGGTAGCTGACGTCGTGGCCTCGGCCATGAAGGATTGGGCCATCGAGAAGGGAGCCACTCACTACGCTCACATCTTCCAGCCTCTCACCGGTTTGACCGCTGAAAAGCACGACAGCTTCCTGTCGCCCGACGGTCAAGGTGGTGCGATTCTCGAATTCACGGGCTCGATGCTCGTGCAAGGCGAACCCGACGCGTCGAGCTTCCCTTCGGGGGGCATTCGGGCCACGTTTGAAGCGCGTGGTTACACCGCTTGGGACGTCACCAGCCCGGCTTACATCCTCGAGAATGCCAACGGCACCACGCTCTGCATTCCCACGGCGTTTGTCAGCTGGACCGGCGAAGCGCTCGACAAGAAGACTCCGCTCCTCCGCTCGATGAAGGCCCTGAACGCTCAGGCCCAGCGCGTGCTGAAGGTGTTTGGTCACACCAACTGCACCCTCGTCTCGTCGTCGGCCGGTGCCGAACAGGAATACTTCCTGATCGACCGCAACTTCTTCTACGCTCGCCCCGACCTTCTGAATGCTTCGCGCACCCTGTTCGGTGCCAAGCCTCCGAAGGGTCAAGAGTTCGAAGATCAGTACTTCGGCGTGATCCCCGACCGCGTTCTCGCTTGCATGCTCGAGAGCGAACGCGAACTGTACAAGCAAGGCATTCCTGTGAAGACTCGCCACAATGAAGTGGCTCCTTCGCAGTACGAAATTGCCCCGGTGTACGAGAGCGCCAACATCGCTACCGACCATCAGCAAATCGTGATGCTCACCCTCAAGCGCGTGGCTCAGAAGTATGGCATGGAATGCCTGCTGCACGAAAAGCCATTCGCCGGCGTGAACGGTTCGGGCAAGCACCTCAACTGGTCGCTCGGCAACAGCACGCAGGGCAACCTGCTTGAGCCAGGCGAAACTCCTCACGAGAACATGCAGTTCCTCGTGTTCTGCGCCGCTGTGATTCGTGGCGTGCACAAGTATTCGTCGCTCCTCCGCGCTGTGGTGGCTTCGGCCAACAACGATCACCGCCTCGGTGCCAACGAAGCTCCTCCTGCCATCATCTCGATCTTCCTCGGCGATCAACTCACCGATGTGTTCGAGCAGATCAAGGCTGGTGGTGCTAAGTCGTCGAAGCAGCCTGGTCACTTGACCGTCGGTGTCGACACATTGCCTCCACTGCCAAAGCATGCTGGCGATCGCAACCGCACGAGCCCCTTTGCCTTCACCGGCAACAAGTTCGAATTCCGCGCTGTCGGCAGCAGCCAGTCGATCGCCGGTCCTCAGGTGGCCATCAACACCATCATGGCCGAATCGCTCGACTACGTGGCAACCGAGCTCGAAACAGCCACGGGTGGCGACCTCGCCAAGCTTCCAGGCGCTGTGCAGACCTTGCTCCAGAAGATCATCACCGAACACGGCGCAATCGTGTTCAACGGCGATGGCTACTCGCAAGCTTGGCATGAAGAAGCTGCGAAGCGTGGCTTGCCGAACCTCAAGACCAGCATCGACGCACTTCCAAGCCTCACGGCTCCCGAAGTGATCGCCCTGTTCGAGAAGTATGGCGTTCTGAGCCCACGCGAAGTTGCTTCGCGTCAGGACATCTACCTCGAGCAATACTGCAAGGTCGTCAGCACCGAAGCCAAGCTGGTGATCGAGATGGCTCGCACCATGATCTTCCCTGCTGCCGTTCGCTATCAGTCGCAGCTCGCAGCCGCTTGCACCAACCTGAAGACGCTCGGCTACACCTTCGACACCGACACGCTCGACGAAATCACTCGTCTCGTGAAGGGTCTGCAAGACTCGACGACCGCTCTCGAAAAGCAACTCGCGCACCACGGTGCTGCCAGCTTGCTCGACGAAGCAAAGCACTTCTGCTCCGCAGTTCTGCCTGCGATGCTGAAGGTTCGCGAGTATGCCGACAAGCTCGAAGGTCTGGTTGCCGACGATCTCTGGCCACTGCCGACCTATCAAGAAATGCTCTTCATCAAGTAA
- the glnA gene encoding type I glutamate--ammonia ligase has protein sequence MTPREVLALCREKDVKAVDLRFTDLLGTWHHFTVPVSKLDEDIFEEGLGFDGSSLRGWQAIHESDMLAIPQPETAFLDPFAALPTLALICSIQDPITGELYSRDPRHIAIKAENYLRSTGIADTVYLGPEAEFFVFDDARFDQNGHEAFYHVDSSEGAWNRGRAESPNLGYKLRSKEGYFPCPPSDQLMDLRNEMMQTMIDCGLDVEAQHHEVASGGQCEIDLKFQPLVQMADWMMKYKYIVRNVAHRRGRVATFMPKPLFGDNGSGMHTHFSFWREDQPLFAGGGYAGLSEMGLYAVGGVLRHAPAILALTNPTTNSYKRLVPGYEAPVNLAYSQRNRSAACRIPMYSQSPKSKRVEFRCPDPTCNPYLAFAAIIMAAIDGIQLKLHPGQPIDKDIYELTPADLAAVAKAPASLEDSLKALEQDHEFLLRDDVFTPDVISTWIEYKRKHEVDAMRLRPHPYEFCLYFDA, from the coding sequence GTGACACCTCGAGAAGTTCTGGCGCTTTGCCGCGAAAAAGATGTGAAGGCGGTCGATCTTCGCTTCACCGATTTGCTCGGAACATGGCACCATTTCACGGTTCCTGTCAGCAAGCTCGACGAAGATATTTTTGAAGAGGGACTCGGCTTCGATGGCAGTAGCTTGCGCGGCTGGCAAGCGATTCACGAGAGCGACATGCTCGCCATTCCGCAGCCCGAGACAGCCTTTCTCGATCCGTTTGCAGCTCTCCCAACTCTCGCGCTGATTTGCAGCATTCAAGATCCGATTACGGGCGAACTCTACAGCCGCGATCCACGCCACATCGCGATCAAAGCCGAGAACTATTTGCGAAGCACCGGCATTGCTGACACGGTCTATCTGGGACCTGAAGCCGAGTTCTTCGTGTTCGACGATGCCCGCTTCGATCAGAATGGTCACGAGGCGTTTTATCACGTCGATAGTAGCGAAGGGGCTTGGAATCGTGGACGGGCCGAGTCGCCCAACTTGGGCTACAAGCTGCGCTCGAAGGAAGGCTATTTTCCTTGTCCTCCCAGCGATCAGCTGATGGATCTGCGCAACGAGATGATGCAGACGATGATCGACTGCGGGCTCGACGTCGAAGCTCAGCATCACGAGGTAGCAAGTGGCGGTCAGTGCGAGATCGACCTGAAGTTTCAACCTCTCGTGCAGATGGCCGACTGGATGATGAAGTACAAGTACATCGTCCGCAACGTGGCCCATCGGCGCGGACGTGTAGCGACCTTCATGCCCAAACCGCTGTTTGGCGACAATGGCAGCGGCATGCACACCCACTTCTCCTTTTGGCGCGAGGATCAGCCTCTCTTTGCTGGCGGCGGCTATGCCGGTCTGAGTGAAATGGGGCTCTACGCCGTGGGTGGTGTCCTTCGACATGCGCCAGCCATTTTGGCCCTCACCAATCCGACCACTAACAGCTACAAGCGACTCGTTCCTGGTTACGAAGCGCCAGTGAATCTGGCGTATTCACAGCGGAACCGGAGCGCGGCGTGTCGCATTCCGATGTATAGCCAGTCCCCCAAGAGCAAACGGGTCGAATTCCGCTGCCCCGACCCCACCTGCAATCCCTATCTCGCATTCGCTGCGATCATCATGGCTGCGATCGATGGCATTCAGCTGAAGCTGCATCCCGGCCAGCCGATCGACAAGGATATTTACGAGCTCACCCCGGCCGACTTGGCAGCGGTTGCCAAAGCGCCCGCCTCACTCGAGGACTCGCTCAAGGCACTGGAGCAAGATCATGAGTTCCTCTTGCGCGATGATGTGTTTACTCCGGATGTGATCAGCACCTGGATCGAGTACAAACGGAAGCATGAAGTCGATGCCATGCGACTTCGTCCCCACCCTTACGAATTCTGCTTGTACTTCGATGCATAG
- a CDS encoding RraA family protein translates to MDSATITAETLKTLAKFDTPTICNVIELFEVRPRNTGYMSAAVKSNFPELPPMVGFAATASFRSDAPPVGGDAYGSLQKQLDQFAKLPGPAVVVFQDLDDPPVAAVFGEVMCSTYRAFGSAGLVTGGAGRDLEQVRALKYPVFTGSTICSHGYCHMLHLGMPVRVGGLMVNQSDLLHGDANGVTNIPLSIATEVADISAEFLAIEEILMGYVKAPGEKSREKYDELRKLFQSEVAKLTKRVSRGLSK, encoded by the coding sequence ATGGATAGTGCCACGATTACGGCGGAAACACTCAAAACGCTGGCTAAGTTCGATACGCCGACGATCTGTAACGTGATCGAGCTGTTTGAAGTTCGCCCACGTAACACGGGGTATATGAGCGCGGCGGTGAAGAGCAATTTTCCCGAGCTGCCACCGATGGTTGGCTTTGCAGCGACCGCTTCGTTCCGCAGCGATGCTCCACCCGTGGGAGGCGATGCCTACGGCAGTTTGCAGAAGCAACTTGATCAGTTCGCCAAACTCCCTGGGCCTGCCGTCGTGGTATTTCAAGACCTCGACGATCCACCTGTGGCGGCCGTGTTTGGCGAAGTGATGTGCAGCACCTATCGCGCTTTTGGTTCCGCAGGTCTGGTGACAGGTGGAGCGGGACGCGATCTCGAGCAAGTTCGCGCGCTCAAGTATCCGGTGTTTACCGGGAGCACGATTTGCTCGCACGGCTATTGCCACATGCTGCATCTGGGAATGCCGGTGCGCGTCGGGGGACTGATGGTCAATCAGTCCGATCTGCTGCATGGCGATGCCAATGGCGTGACGAATATTCCCCTCAGCATCGCTACGGAAGTGGCCGATATTTCGGCCGAATTCCTGGCGATCGAAGAGATTCTGATGGGCTATGTGAAAGCCCCAGGTGAAAAGTCGCGCGAGAAGTACGACGAACTGCGGAAGCTGTTTCAGTCGGAAGTTGCCAAGCTGACGAAACGTGTTTCGCGCGGGCTTTCGAAATAG